The following are from one region of the Enterobacter ludwigii genome:
- the dapF gene encoding diaminopimelate epimerase: protein MQFSKMHGLGNDFMVVDAVTQNVFFSPELIRRLADRHLGVGFDQLLVVEPPYDPDLDFHYRIFNADGSEVSQCGNGARCFARFVRLKGLTNKRDIRVSTANGRMVLSVTDDDLVRVNMGEPNFEPSAVPFRANKAEKTYIMRAAEQTVLCGVVSMGNPHCVIQVDDVETAAVETLGPVLESHERFPERANIGFMQVVKREHIRLRVYERGAGETQACGSGACAAVAVGIAQGLLAEEVRVELPGGRLDIAWKGPGHPLFMTGPAVHVYDGFIHL from the coding sequence ATGCAGTTCTCTAAGATGCATGGCCTTGGCAACGATTTTATGGTCGTCGACGCGGTAACGCAGAATGTCTTTTTCTCCCCGGAACTGATCCGCCGCCTGGCGGATCGGCATCTGGGCGTGGGGTTCGATCAGCTGCTGGTGGTTGAGCCGCCGTACGATCCTGACCTCGATTTCCACTACCGTATTTTTAACGCTGATGGCAGTGAAGTCTCCCAGTGCGGCAACGGTGCGCGCTGTTTTGCCCGCTTTGTCCGCCTGAAAGGGCTGACGAACAAGCGCGATATCCGCGTCAGTACCGCGAATGGTCGCATGGTGCTCAGCGTCACCGATGACGATCTGGTTCGCGTGAATATGGGCGAGCCGAACTTTGAACCTTCCGCCGTGCCGTTTCGCGCAAACAAAGCGGAAAAGACCTATATTATGCGTGCGGCCGAGCAGACAGTATTGTGTGGCGTCGTCTCGATGGGAAACCCGCACTGCGTGATTCAGGTTGATGATGTAGAGACCGCCGCCGTTGAAACTCTCGGCCCGGTGCTGGAAAGCCATGAACGCTTCCCGGAACGCGCGAACATTGGTTTTATGCAGGTGGTGAAGCGTGAACACATCCGTCTGCGGGTGTATGAACGCGGCGCGGGCGAAACCCAGGCCTGCGGAAGCGGTGCCTGCGCGGCAGTGGCCGTCGGCATCGCTCAGGGGTTACTGGCAGAAGAGGTTCGCGTGGAGTTACCAGGCGGTCGTCTTGATATCGCCTGGAAAGGACCGGGTCATCCGCTGTTTATGACTGGCCCGGCGGTACATGTCTATGACGGGTTTATCCATCTATGA
- the xerC gene encoding tyrosine recombinase XerC: MTDGLLATDVARFLRYLGVERQLSPITLLNYQRQLDAIMQIADEIGLESWQQCDAATVRGVVVRSRRKGLGPASLALRLSALRSFFDWLVSQGSLKANPAKGIATPKAPRHLPKNIDVDDVNRLLDIDLNDPLAVRDRAMLEVMYGAGLRLSELVNLDIKHLDLDTGEVWVMGKGSKERRLPIGRNAVAWIEHWLDLRGLFGAEEDALFLSKLGKRISARNVQKRFAEWGIKQGLNSHVHPHKLRHSFATHMLESSGDLRGVQELLGHANLSTTQIYTHLDFQHLASVYDAAHPRAKRGK, encoded by the coding sequence ATGACGGACGGACTTCTTGCCACTGACGTCGCGCGATTTCTGCGCTACCTGGGGGTTGAACGTCAGCTTAGCCCCATTACGCTGCTGAACTATCAGCGTCAGCTTGATGCCATCATGCAGATTGCCGATGAAATCGGCCTGGAAAGCTGGCAACAATGTGACGCTGCGACGGTTCGTGGCGTCGTCGTGCGTAGCCGCAGGAAAGGGTTAGGCCCGGCGAGTCTGGCGCTCAGGCTCTCTGCCCTGCGCAGTTTCTTCGACTGGCTGGTGAGCCAGGGCAGCCTTAAAGCCAACCCGGCGAAAGGCATTGCCACGCCAAAAGCACCGCGTCATCTGCCTAAAAATATCGACGTCGATGATGTCAATCGCCTGCTGGATATCGATCTTAACGATCCGCTGGCGGTGCGTGACCGCGCGATGCTGGAGGTGATGTACGGTGCTGGACTGCGTCTGTCTGAACTGGTCAATCTCGATATAAAACATCTCGATCTGGACACCGGCGAAGTGTGGGTGATGGGCAAGGGCAGCAAAGAGCGCCGCCTGCCGATTGGTCGCAACGCTGTCGCCTGGATTGAGCACTGGCTTGACCTGCGCGGGCTGTTTGGCGCGGAAGAAGATGCGCTGTTCCTGTCGAAACTCGGCAAGCGGATCTCGGCGCGTAACGTGCAGAAGCGTTTTGCGGAGTGGGGCATTAAACAGGGGCTGAACAGCCATGTTCACCCGCACAAGCTGCGCCACTCTTTTGCGACCCACATGCTTGAATCAAGCGGCGATCTGCGCGGCGTGCAGGAACTGCTCGGCCACGCGAATTTGTCCACCACCCAAATTTATACCCACTTAGACTTCCAGCACCTTGCCTCGGTGTATGACGCGGCGCATCCACGCGCCAAACGGGGGAAATAA
- the uvrD gene encoding DNA helicase II: MDVSYLLDSLNDKQRDAVAASRTNMLVLAGAGSGKTRVLVHRIAWLQSVENCSPYSIMAVTFTNKAAAEMRHRIAQLMGTSQGGMWVGTFHGLAHRLLRAHHMDANLPQDFQILDSEDQLRLLKRLIKAMNLDEKQWPPRQAMWYINGQKDEGLRPHHIQSFGNPVEQTWQNVYKAYQEACDRAGLVDFAELLLRAHELWLNKPHILQHYRERFTNILVDEFQDTNNIQYAWIRLLAGDTGKVMIVGDDDQSIYGWRGAQVENIQRFLNDFPGAQTIRLEQNYRSTSNILSAANALIENNNGRLGKKLWTDGVDGEPISIYCAFNELDEARFVVNRIKTWQDNGGALEQCAILYRSNAQSRVLEEALLQVSMPYRIYGGMRFFERQEIKDALSYLRLIANRNDDAAFERVVNTPTRGIGDRTLDVVRQASRDRQLTLWQACRELLQEKALAGRAASALQRFLELIDALAQETADMPLHVQTDRVIKDSGLRTMYEQEKGEKGQTRIENLEELVTATRQFSYNEEDEDLMPLQAFLSHAALEAGEGQADTWQDAVQLMTLHSAKGLEFPQVFIVGMEEGMFPSQMSLDEGGRLEEERRLAYVGVTRAMQKLTLTYAETRRLYGKEVYHRPSRFIGELPEECVEEVRLRASISRPVSHQRMGSPIAETDTGYKLGQRVRHAKFGEGTIVNLEGSGEHSRLQVAFQGQGIKWLVAAYARLETV; the protein is encoded by the coding sequence ATGGACGTTTCTTACCTGCTCGACAGCCTTAATGACAAACAGCGTGACGCGGTTGCCGCTTCGCGCACCAACATGCTGGTGCTGGCTGGGGCGGGCAGTGGTAAGACGCGCGTGCTGGTACACCGTATTGCGTGGCTGCAGAGCGTGGAAAACTGCTCGCCGTACTCCATTATGGCGGTGACGTTTACCAACAAGGCGGCGGCAGAGATGCGCCACCGAATCGCACAGCTGATGGGCACCAGCCAGGGCGGCATGTGGGTGGGGACTTTCCACGGTCTGGCGCATCGCCTGCTGCGGGCGCACCACATGGACGCTAACCTGCCGCAGGATTTCCAGATCCTCGACAGCGAAGATCAGCTGCGTCTGCTGAAGCGTCTTATCAAGGCGATGAATCTCGACGAGAAGCAGTGGCCGCCGCGTCAGGCAATGTGGTACATCAACGGCCAGAAAGACGAAGGGCTGCGTCCGCACCATATTCAGAGCTTCGGCAACCCGGTCGAGCAAACCTGGCAGAACGTTTATAAAGCCTACCAGGAGGCGTGCGATCGCGCAGGTCTGGTGGACTTTGCTGAGCTGCTGCTGCGTGCGCACGAGCTGTGGCTCAACAAACCGCATATCCTGCAGCACTATCGTGAACGCTTCACCAATATTCTGGTGGACGAATTCCAGGATACCAACAACATCCAGTATGCATGGATCCGCCTGCTGGCCGGTGATACCGGCAAGGTGATGATCGTCGGTGATGACGATCAGTCCATCTATGGCTGGCGTGGGGCGCAGGTGGAAAACATTCAGCGCTTCCTCAATGATTTCCCCGGTGCTCAGACCATCCGTCTGGAGCAGAACTACCGTTCGACCAGCAACATTCTGAGCGCCGCCAACGCCCTGATTGAGAACAACAACGGGCGTCTGGGTAAAAAGCTGTGGACCGATGGCGTTGACGGTGAACCGATCTCTATCTACTGCGCATTCAACGAACTTGATGAAGCGCGCTTTGTGGTGAACCGTATTAAAACCTGGCAGGACAACGGTGGCGCGCTGGAGCAGTGTGCCATTCTCTATCGCAGCAACGCCCAGTCGCGCGTGCTGGAAGAGGCGTTGCTGCAGGTGAGTATGCCGTACCGCATTTACGGCGGCATGCGCTTCTTTGAACGTCAGGAGATCAAAGACGCGCTCTCGTATCTGCGTCTGATCGCAAACCGTAATGACGATGCGGCGTTTGAGCGCGTGGTGAACACCCCAACTCGCGGCATCGGTGACCGTACCCTGGATGTGGTGCGTCAGGCCTCCCGCGATCGCCAACTGACACTCTGGCAGGCGTGCCGCGAGCTGTTGCAGGAGAAAGCGCTCGCCGGACGTGCAGCCAGCGCCTTACAGCGCTTCCTGGAGCTGATTGATGCCCTGGCACAGGAAACGGCCGATATGCCTCTGCACGTACAGACCGACCGGGTGATTAAAGACTCCGGCCTGCGCACCATGTATGAGCAGGAGAAAGGCGAAAAGGGCCAGACCCGTATTGAGAACTTAGAGGAACTGGTGACGGCAACGCGCCAGTTCAGCTACAACGAAGAAGACGAAGATTTGATGCCGCTGCAGGCGTTCCTCTCCCACGCGGCACTGGAAGCGGGCGAAGGGCAGGCAGACACCTGGCAGGATGCGGTTCAACTTATGACCCTGCACTCCGCCAAAGGTCTGGAGTTCCCGCAGGTGTTTATCGTCGGGATGGAAGAGGGGATGTTCCCGAGCCAGATGTCGCTGGATGAAGGTGGACGTCTGGAGGAGGAGCGTCGTCTGGCCTATGTTGGCGTGACGCGCGCGATGCAAAAGCTGACGCTGACCTATGCCGAAACCCGACGCCTGTACGGTAAAGAGGTGTATCACCGTCCGTCGCGCTTTATCGGCGAGCTGCCGGAAGAGTGCGTGGAAGAGGTACGCCTGCGCGCCAGTATCAGCCGCCCGGTCAGCCATCAGCGTATGGGCTCGCCGATTGCTGAAACGGACACCGGCTACAAGCTGGGTCAGCGCGTGCGTCATGCTAAGTTTGGTGAAGGCACCATCGTCAATCTGGAAGGTAGCGGCGAGCACAGCCGCCTGCAGGTGGCGTTCCAGGGGCAAGGTATCAAATGGCTGGTGGCAGCCTACGCCAGGCTGGAAACTGTGTAA
- the yigB gene encoding 5-amino-6-(5-phospho-D-ribitylamino)uracil phosphatase YigB yields the protein MRFYRPLGQISALTFDLDDTLYDNRQVILRTEQESLAFVQNYHPALKTMQNKDFQLLRQSLRETEPDIYHDVTEWRRRAVEQAMLNVGMSARDAAIGAEASMENFAKWRSRIDVPQETHDTLAALAEKWPLVAITNGNAQPELFGLGDYFEFVLRAGPHGRSKPFNDMYHLAAEKLNLPLGEMLHVGDDLTTDVAGAIRCGMQACWIKPENADLMTTPDSRLLPHVEISRLASLTTLI from the coding sequence ATGCGTTTTTACCGCCCACTGGGTCAGATATCAGCCCTTACCTTTGATCTTGATGACACCCTTTATGATAACCGCCAGGTGATCCTGCGTACCGAGCAGGAGTCGCTGGCGTTTGTGCAGAACTATCACCCGGCGCTGAAGACGATGCAGAACAAGGACTTCCAGCTGCTGCGTCAGTCCCTGCGGGAGACCGAGCCGGACATATACCATGACGTGACCGAATGGCGTCGACGTGCGGTTGAACAGGCGATGCTGAATGTTGGCATGAGCGCGCGTGATGCGGCGATAGGGGCTGAAGCGTCCATGGAAAACTTCGCCAAATGGCGCAGCCGTATTGATGTGCCACAGGAAACCCACGATACGCTGGCCGCGCTGGCAGAGAAGTGGCCGCTGGTGGCGATTACCAATGGCAATGCCCAGCCTGAGCTGTTTGGTCTTGGCGATTATTTTGAGTTTGTGCTGCGCGCGGGCCCGCACGGGCGCTCGAAACCGTTTAACGATATGTATCACCTGGCGGCGGAAAAACTGAACCTGCCGCTCGGCGAAATGTTGCATGTGGGTGATGACCTGACCACGGACGTGGCCGGGGCGATCCGCTGCGGCATGCAGGCCTGCTGGATCAAGCCGGAAAACGCTGACCTGATGACAACGCCGGACAGCCGTCTTCTGCCGCACGTGGAAATTTCACGGTTGGCATCCCTCACGACGCTGATATAA
- a CDS encoding DUF484 domain-containing protein, whose amino-acid sequence MKQPGEELQETVTELDDSAVVDYLLNNPAFFIRNARLVEQMRVPHPVRGTVSLVEWHMARARNHINQLEENMTLLMEQANNNESLFYRLLHLQARLASAHSLDEFLSRFHRWARELGLAGATLRLFPDRWRIGAPSGFTHLALSRQAFEPLRIQRLGHQHHYLGPLNGPELLVVLPEAKAIGSVAMSLMGRDGDLGVMLFTSRDAHHYEQGQGTHLLQEIALMLPELLERWIERV is encoded by the coding sequence ATGAAGCAACCAGGGGAAGAACTGCAGGAAACGGTGACGGAACTGGACGACAGTGCTGTTGTTGATTATCTGCTGAACAATCCCGCGTTTTTTATTCGCAATGCACGTCTTGTCGAACAGATGCGCGTGCCGCATCCGGTGCGCGGGACCGTGTCGCTGGTCGAATGGCACATGGCCCGCGCGCGCAACCACATCAATCAGCTTGAAGAGAACATGACGCTGCTCATGGAACAGGCGAACAATAACGAAAGCCTGTTCTATCGACTGCTGCATCTGCAGGCGCGTCTGGCCTCGGCCCACAGCCTTGACGAGTTTCTCAGCCGTTTCCACCGCTGGGCGCGAGAACTGGGGCTTGCAGGCGCAACCCTTCGTCTCTTCCCCGACCGCTGGCGCATTGGTGCACCGTCTGGTTTCACCCATCTGGCGCTGAGCCGTCAGGCGTTTGAGCCGCTACGTATTCAGCGCCTGGGTCATCAACATCACTATCTGGGGCCGCTGAACGGACCAGAATTGCTGGTGGTATTGCCAGAAGCCAAAGCGATTGGCTCGGTGGCCATGTCATTGATGGGGCGCGATGGCGACTTAGGCGTGATGTTATTTACCAGTCGCGACGCGCATCACTATGAGCAGGGGCAAGGTACGCACCTGTTGCAGGAGATCGCCCTGATGCTGCCTGAGCTGCTGGAGCGCTGGATTGAGCGCGTATGA
- the ysgD gene encoding YsgD/CorL family protein codes for MDTPSRYWLNSLSSRNNS; via the coding sequence TTGGACACACCCAGTAGATACTGGCTCAATTCCCTGTCATCCAGGAACAACTCCTAA